A single Aspergillus chevalieri M1 DNA, chromosome 3, nearly complete sequence DNA region contains:
- a CDS encoding Ygr210 GTPase family protein (COG:J;~EggNog:ENOG410PFRY;~InterPro:IPR012675,IPR027417,IPR006073,IPR031167, IPR013646;~PFAM:PF08438,PF01926;~go_function: GO:0005525 - GTP binding [Evidence IEA]), with the protein MPRDPLIGLVGKPSSGKSTTLNSLTDASSKVGNFPFTTIDPQRAIGYLQIECACQRFNVSDRCKPNYGGCYEGRRSVPIELLDVAGLVPGAHEGRGLGNKFLDDLRHADALIHVVDVSGTTDAEGKATRGYDPSADIEWLRSEIVRWVLGNLMQKWGSIKRRHVAIKATAPETLQGQFSGYGSTVQTVIRCLDRIGLKEPLEEWSDETIEKVVRAFIDEKFPTVLALNKIDHPDSDKNISKIAKMQDPQSIVLCSAISEVFLRRLAKQNYIKYVEGSEFLDTREDLIDMGEPDGGGLKEMDEKLKTRVENMKDMVLYRFGSTGVVQCLSRAAELLGLVPVFPVRNLHTFSSGAGTAVFRDCVLVKKNSTVGDVARKVMGDVPISYVEGVGGTRVSEDEIVAVGKHDVLSFKPGR; encoded by the exons ATGCCCCGCGATCCCTTGATTGGGCTGGTTGGCAAG CCTTCCAGTGGAAAGTCGACGACGCTCAACAGTTTGACAGATGCTAGTTCCAAAGTTG GAAACTTCCC CTTCACCACCATCGACCCCCAGCGCGCTATTGGTTACCTACAAATAGAATGCGCATGCCAGCGATTCAACGTCTCAGATAGGTGCAAACCGAACTACGGAGGTTGCTACGAGGGACGGCGATCCGTGCCTATCGAACTCCTGGACGTTGCTGGTCTTGTCCCTGGAGCGCACGAAGGACGAGGCTTGGGAAATAAGTTCTTGGATGACCTGCGTCATGCGGATGCTTTGATCCATGTGGTGGATGTTAGCGGGACAACTGATGCGGAGG GAAAGGCAACACGAGGATATGACCCGTCCGCAGATATCGAATGGCTTCGGTCTGAGATTGTCCGGTGGGTGTTGGGGAATTTGATGCAGAAATG GGGCTCTATCAAGAGACGACATGTGGCAATCA AGGCGACGGCACCCGAAACCCTACAAGGCCAGTTCTCCGGTTACGGGAGCACAGTACAGACTGTGATACGGTGTCTGGATAGAATTGGGTTGAAAGAGCCACTTGAGGAATGGTCAGACGAGACGATTGAGAAGGTCGTTAGGGCATTCATCGATGAGAAATTCCCTACCGTGTTGGCCTTGAACAAGATCGACCATCCTGACTCAGATAAG AACATCAGCAAAATCGCCAAGATGCAAGATCCGCAATCGATCGTCCTGTGCTCTGCTATATCAGAAGTCTTCCTCCGAAGATTAGCAAAGCAAAACTACATCAAGTATGTAGAAGGCAGCGAATTCTTAGATACAAGGGAAGATCTCATCGACATGGGCGAACCTGACGGCGGAGGCCTGAAAGAGATGGATGAGAAGTTAAAGAC CCGTGTCGAGAACATGAAGGATATGGTTCTCTACCGTTTCGGATCTACTGGTGTTGTACAGTGTCTCTCGCGAGCAGCGGAACTACTGGGCCTGGTGCCAGTgttcccggtcaggaacttGCACACATTCTCGTCTGGCGCAGGGACAGCTGTTTTCCGTGATTGCGTTTTGGTCAAGAA aaacagtacaGTGGGCGATGTTGCCCGGAAGGTTATGGGCGACGTGCCTATTTCCTACGTCGAGGGTGTCGGTGGTACCCGGGTGTCCGAAGATGAGATTGTGGCCGTAGGAAAGCATGAT GTCCTCTCATTCAAACCCGGACGGTAA
- a CDS encoding uncharacterized protein (COG:S;~EggNog:ENOG410PQM1) encodes MDLQGQPIGASRSTKVTTDPKAYQQPISEPAGPVSNDSLAAESSTHGGAFSQNRGAEPLGVSGGQSTLNNTSTSGATTLPSAAVGTARENLDRQERYPEALGGQGNYPGAHLPQSGYTGGPTAAKQDLNIGSGQYSTHKVGAAGVSASGSGYQSQYNAGQAPSYVADVTEQFGNTKPHGKNIQEGGFDSDPKYNASFNNQVGNRQDPGRAGLNDLQYRVAQSGPDAGGGPRQKGVDNQQPYEALERDQRA; translated from the exons ATGGATCTCCAAGGACAGCCCATCGGTGCCTCCAGAAGCACTAAG GTCACTACCGACCCCAAGGCCTATCAACAACCCATCAGCGAACCCGCTGGTCCCGTCTCCAACGACTCTCTCGCCGCAGAATCATCCACCCACGGCGGTGCCTTCTCTCAAAACCGCGGCGCCGAGCCCCTCGGTGTGTCTGGCGGCCAGTCGACTCTGAACAACACTAGCACCTCCGGCGCAACCACCCTTCCCTCTGCCGCAGTCGGCACCGCCCGTGAGAACCTCGACAGACAAGAAAGGTACCCCGAAGCTCTCGGCGGCCAGGGCAACTACCCCGGCGCCCACCTGCCCCAATCCGGCTACACCGGCGGTCCAACAGCCGCGAAGCAGGACCTTAACATCGGCTCTGGCCAATACTCTACGCACAAGGTTGGCGCTGCCGGCGTCAGCGCCAGCGGAAGCGGCTACCAGAGTCAGTACAACGCGGGCCAGGCCCCTTCGTACGTGGCCGATGTCACAGAGCAGTTTGGAAACACCAAGCCGCATGGCAAGAACATCCAGGAGGGTGGCTTTGACAGCGACCCTAAGTACAACGCTAGCTTCAACAACCAGGTTGGTAACAGACAGGACCCTGGTCGCGCTGGTTTGAATGACCTCCAGTATCGGGTGGCTCAGAGTGGTCCcgatgctggtggtggtccTAGACAGAAGGGCGTGGACAACCAGCAGCCCTACGAGGCGTTGGAGCGGGACCAGCGCGCATAA
- a CDS encoding YciI family protein (COG:S;~EggNog:ENOG410PSN8;~InterPro:IPR011008,IPR005545;~PFAM:PF03795) translates to MSASILCARKPALFTTWNYVSRGGRSPIRTVGYRTMATATGKPKEFLCILPDMPNALDIRKKVRPIHYEGIKPLVETGRLVVGEHPAEGEDALFKGSMIVYTGESVEDVREAINGDIYAKSGVWDLEKVQIIPYVSAVRKPMP, encoded by the exons ATGTCAGCATCCATATTATGCGCTAGAAAACCCGCTCTTTTCACTACCTGGAATTATGTTTCCAGAGGAGGGCGCTCACCTATCCGCACCGTGGGGTATCGGACCATGGCTACGGCTACCGGAAAACCAAAGGAATTTCTATGCATCCTTCCTGATATGCCCAATGCTCTTGACATTAGGAAGAAAGTCAGGCC GATCCATTACGAGGGAATCAAGCCTCTAGTTGAAACGGGAAGATTGGTTGTTGGTG AACATCCCGCAGAAGGTGAAGATGCGCTGTTCAAAGGTAGCATGATTGTCTACACAGGGGAAAGTGTTGAGGATGTCCGTGAGGCAATAAACGGCGACATTTACGCTAAAAGTGGAGTCTGGGATCTGGAGAAAGTCCAGATCATTCCT TATGTTTCAGCAGTGCGCAAGCCTATGCCTTGA
- a CDS encoding uncharacterized protein (COG:S;~EggNog:ENOG410PZ7C), protein MPLPRTRIASLITLPLQTLRTQIRPTTPRPLQKTQPIRPISISGAYNKLFNKWRGVPPQEHAVDRTKHNADTTDPETKASGLGMSERDRKEGVADRSQSQATTERGGSGYGRKAKEEHPRAPEPVIGMNDERAQRGQ, encoded by the exons ATGCCACTCCCCCGAACCCGCATCGCATCCCTCATCACCCTGCCTCTCCAAACCCTACGAACCCAAATACGCCCAACCACACCTCGACCACTCCAAAAAACGCAACCAATTCGCCCAATCTCCATCAGCGGCGCCTATAACAAACTCTTCAACAAATGGCGCGGCGTGCCCCCCCAGGAACACGCCGTCGACCGCACAAAGCACAACGCCGACACCACAGACCCCGAGACCAAAGCCTCCGGTCTAGGCATGTCAGAGCGAGATCGGAAAGAGGGTGTTGCGGATCGGTCGCAGAGCCAGGCGACGACTGAGCGCGGGGGTTCGGGGTATGGGCGGAAGGCGAAGGAGGAGCATCCGAGGGCACCGGAGCCAGTTATTGGGATGAATGATGAGAGGGCTCAG AGGGGACAATGA
- a CDS encoding uncharacterized protein (COG:S;~EggNog:ENOG410PTME): protein MTSHTTAQDLRKQETRTALQHNGTVPKDSEVSALKSMVNENTNKSKEIEDHRNNLPLPEQPPTASDWQSADQRTVNVGSGGREGPLSGEYNSALRDPATASSSVRTDGDEWHHSTAPSGNVGRQAKENLDGLPRDALAR, encoded by the exons ATGACAAGCCACACCACCGCCCAGGACCTCCGCAAGCAGGAGACTCGCACTGCGCTGCAGCACAACGGCACAGTCCCCAAGGACTCAGAAGTCTCCGCCTTGAAG TCCATGGTCAACGAAAACACCAACAAGAGCAAGGAGATTGAAGACCACCGGAACAACCTGCCCTTGCCCGAACAACCACCCACCGCTAGCGACTGGCAATCCGCCGACCAGAGAACCGTTAACGTCGGCTCTGGAGGACGCGAAGGTCCTCTCTCTGGTGAATACAACAGTGCTCTGCGGGACCCCGCGACCGCATCGAGCAGCGTCAGAACGGATGGTGACGAATGGCACCACAGCACAGCACCATCGGGTAATGTTGGACGTCAGGCGAAGGAGAATCTGGATGGCCTTCCGAGGGATGCTCTTGCTCGGTGA